A window of Apium graveolens cultivar Ventura chromosome 8, ASM990537v1, whole genome shotgun sequence contains these coding sequences:
- the LOC141680280 gene encoding uncharacterized protein LOC141680280, which produces MFVSKLAEKSIPFFDALKGVNKSKEVQWTPSYQEAFDFLKNYLSSPPIISQPLSGEPLCLHLVVAHGAVSSYLIHEAGDKQLLVYYVSIVLRDAEMRYPAIEKMLEVHEGICRSHSFGEALAHKIIKKGYYWPTLRKNCLNYVKTCAKYQFHALVPKLPPTFPTTILSPIPFDTWGVDIMGPFSPTKGNIRFLLVVVDYMTKWVEAKAVAHTTSTVCQKKFHEHILTRFRIPCVLITDNGRQFIEAEFEEYLTAYGIQHRRLSMAYPQSNGQVKITN; this is translated from the exons ATGTTTGTCTCTAAATTGGCTGAAAAAAGTATCCCCTTCTTTGACGCACTGAAAGGAGTGAATAAATCAAAAGAAGTGCAGTGGACACCTTCTTATCAAGAAGCTTTCGACTTTTTGAAGAATTACTTATCATCTCCACCAATTATCTCCCAACCTCTTTCCGGAGAACCTCTTTGTCTACATCTGGTCGTAGCCCATGGGGCCGTAAGCTCATATCTGATCCACGAAGCGGGAGATAAGCAGTTGCTTGTATACTATGTCAGTATTGTTTTGCGAGATGCGGAGATGAGGTATCCCGCTATTGAGAAGATG CTCGAAGTCCATGAGGGAATATGTAGAAGTCACTCATTTGGAGAGGCTCTTGCTCACAAAATCATCAAGAAGGGATACTACTGGCCTACTTTAAGGAAAAATTGCTTAAACTATGTCAAGACTTGTGCCAAGTACCAGTTTCATGCTTTAGTTCCCAAACTGCCTCCGACTTTTCCAACGACCATTTTGTCTCCCATCCCTTTTGACACTTGGGGAGTGGATATCATGGGACCTTTTTCCCCTACCAAAGGTAATATTCGATTTTTACTGGTGGTTGTTGATTACATGACTAAATGGGTCGAAGCCAAAGCTGTGGCTCATACTACTTCCACTGTATGCCAAAAAAAATTCCATGAACACATTCTCACTCGGTTTCGAATTCCCTGTGTTTTGATTACTGATAACGGAAGGCAGTTCATTGAAGCTGAGTTTGAGGAATATCTAACGGCCTACGGAATACAACACCGAAGATTGTCTATGGCATACCCTCAATCTAACGGTCAAGTCAAAATCACCAATTGA